Within Coregonus clupeaformis isolate EN_2021a chromosome 20, ASM2061545v1, whole genome shotgun sequence, the genomic segment TCTATTTATTCATTGAAACATTGGCTGGAATATATGCATTTACCGAGAGAAAGAGGTCAGGCATTTCTTACAAACAGGGAGCTATAATCCTTTTCAGTGACTGACAATAATGATTGAACTTATCTGTCAATATTTTATGTGCACTTTCTTTTTGTTTGTAGTGTGATAAAGAGACATCATCTTCATAACTCACGTCCCTCCCTAGCTCAGGTCCATGGCGTTAGCAAGACTTACTAATGCTTTGGACCAGAGCTAATCCCTCCCTTCAATGTAATCAAACGCAGAGCAAGATAACTGTTTACAAGTTAGCTTACACAaaggcatggtgtgtgtgtgttttttttgtgtgtgtttatgtgtctgtTTTAAAGATAGACAGCTGCTATTGCAATTGTCGGCATTTGATATTAGACGCTTTTTAATAAAAGATGTCATTTATTCCTGTTTAAAGGAATTCTTATTTTAAGGTGGCGTATAGGTGTCCTTTCCTTTCAAAATGTCCTCATTTCATTGGACAAaatagacagacaggcacacGCACTGTTATAATCCAATGGAAAGAAAGTGCCTTGTGTACTATGATATTTCAATGATACAACTGCTAACTATACGTAACTTATCCATTTTAAGTTAGAGTAGGGTTTTATCTTATCTTTTGATAGGGAGGATGGCCACTCACTAATATTTAAATATAAATTGCTGTAGCACAAACAAATTGTTGTATCCATCTCTTTTGTTGTAATGTGTACTTATAAATTAAAAAGACAATATTTCATAAAATAACTTAAACTGTGTCCTTTGTTATTTCGGAATGTTTAAATTGTTTACAATTTGTCAACACATTGTCTATGGGTTCAGTTGTAACAAACAACATTTAATGAAGTGGTTTTACAAAACTGTATTTGAAAATCTAGACATTAATATGACTATAAGTAAATAGATCTTAAATATCTAGATAAACACAGAGGTAAATGATTTAATCATTTATAGTACTGACTGTTCCAATTCAGATTTTTCTAATTACTAATTATGTATACAGTATCAAACCATCGTTCTTTTAAAATTTCTTGACATCTATAGTCAGTGCATTGTCTCACATCAGATAGCCGTGGGAAGTACGGGTTCTGAggatgctgcagcaccccctgaaaaatctaaaaactttatatacactaccagtcaaaagtatggacacacctactcattcaagtgtttttctttattttaactattttctactttgtagaataatagtgaagacatcaaaactatgaaataacacatatggaatcatgtagtaaccaaaaaagtgttaaacaaatcaaaatatattttatttttgagattcttcaaatagccaccctttgccttgatgacagctttgcacactcttggtattctctcaaccaacttcacctggaatgcttttccaacagtcttgaaggagttcccacatatgctgagcacttgttggctgtttatccttcactctacggtccgactcatcccaagccatctcagttgggttgaggtcaggggattgtggaggccaggtcatctgatgctgtactccatcactctccttcttggtaaaatagcccttacacagcctggaggtgtgttgggtcgttgtcctgttgaaaaacaaatgatagtcccactaagcccaaaccagatggaatggcgtatcgctgcagaatgctgtggtagccatgctggttaagtgtgccttgaattctaaataaatcacagacagtgtcaccagcaaagcacccccacaccataacacgtcctcctccatgatttatggtgggaaatacacatgcagagatcatccgttcacccacaccgcatctcataaggccacggcggttggaaccaaaaatctccaatttggactccagaccaaaggacaaatttccacccgtctaatgtccattgctcgtgtttcttggcccaagcaagtctcttcttattattggtgtcctttagtagtggtttctttgcagcaattcgaccatgaaggcctgattcatacagtctcctctgaaaagttgatgttgagatgtatctgttacttgaactctgtgaagcatttatttgggctgcaatttctgaggctggtaactctaatgaacttatcctctgcagcagaggtaactctgggtattccattcctgtggcggtcctcatgggagccaatttcatcatagcgcttgatggtttttgcgactgcacttaaagcagtcatcaaggcaaagggtggctatttgaagaatctcaaaaataaaatatattttgatttgtttaacacttttttggttactacatgattccatatgtgttgcttcatagttttgatgtcttccctattattctaaaaaaaaaaaaaaaaaaaaaaacattttaaaaaataaataaaaatccttgaatgagtaggtgtgtccaaacttttgacaggtagtgtatatattcatacatttgtttagaagaagaaaaaaatatcacaatagtagtgcactgggccttttactagtcctgtattagcggaccgatatagccgtctgtagcgCAGGCACACACAAAAATCTGCGCAGCAACCCCACCCTCAAACATCTTCCCGTGGCTATGGCCGTCTGGACTGGCAACTGCATGTCTCCTTAGAATGACGTCATCTGACGGACGAAAATGTAGTCAGTGTTGATGCCACTACTACAAAGGACCTAAGCTTAAGACTTAATAAACTTAAGATAGAATAAAGAATACATTTAAGAATTTAAGAATAAACTTAAAAACACTCAGTGACAAACAATTTATGAAGGCATTATGGTAACACTGCCTACTAGCACTGCCGGCATTGGTGAGCTCCATGTTATCTAGTAGGCTAGGTTAAAGTGCATCAGCAACAGAGAGAAGGCTGTTGACAATGTAGAGAACAAGCGCCAGTAGGCCTATAATCACATATTTATTCTGTATAAATATTTGTTGTCACACAGCTATTGAACCAGTTATAATCATTAATTTGATAAAATAATCTCTTTATATACTGTACACAGTGAGCACAGGATAGATCACTGATGTCTGATCAATTCGGAACCCTTAGGAGTTGTGCATGTTTGACTAAGTAATGTCAAAGAAAAAAGAACTTTGGAGGTCACAAACGGATAATCTGTGACAAAtgaaaatgtagaaaataaagcCCTTCTCTCAACAGTAGTCTCAGTGCTGATCCCATGTTAAGATTCACTTTCAGTAAAAATGCCTcattctaagtggtatgctaGAATGGATACTGGAACAGAGCCTAGACTTCTTTGGTGATTCCCTTCTCCCTTAGGCCTCGCCCACAGTGAGATGTAGCTTTTTTCGGATGGAGCCGACGCTCTTTCAATGGGAGTCATCCAATGCAGTATGAATGACAACGGAGCTGATTGTCCCCCAAAAAAGTTCACAAATTGTCCATCTTTTTCCTTATGTAACTCATTCGAAAAAGTCTACATAAGTTGTAATTTTGCCGGGCAAAAATGGACAACGATGTAGGCCCTGAATCGTATAATGTAGGCCCTGAAGCTTTACTCAGATCTCAACTCTTTCCTCTCGAGGTATGATGTTGCGAATGGTGGGTTCAGAAGCCGTTTAGAAGCGGTATGCCAGGTGTTCGGTGAAGCGGAAAGGCTTGGTCTCGTTGACGGTGCACAGGAGGTCCTGCATGCGCCGGGCACGCCGCTCCTCAAACACAAGCCTGCGGGAGCGCTCTCTGGCCGCCTGCTGCTCCGCCCGCTTCTCTGCCCGCTTCCTCTTCAGccacctgaggagagagagagagagagaagagtaagagagagaggggacccaGTAATATCATGGGTAGTGTGACCTGATTGTTTTTCCAATCTGTATATAGCTTTCTCCCAATTACTCATTTTCTTCACCCGGACAAATTATTTAAAAGAACTTGAGTGTCcagaccagggctctccaacccggTTCCTGAAGAGCTAACCTCCTATAGGTTTTAGCGcaaaccccagttgtaactaacctgattcatcttatcaaccagctaattattagaatcaggagagctagattagggttggagcgaaaacctacaggatggtagctctccaggaacagggttggaaagcCATGGTCCAGACTATCTCCAATGCCCTTCTACAGTAGACAGACGTTCACACAGCTGAGTAGGGACTCACAGTTTGAAGGCTCGTTCACACTCCTCTCGGTTGTGCAGGTAgaacccactctcctcctccagcctcttcatctcctccagctgcctgtctctctgctgctGTTCGTGTTTCCTCTGCAGCCACGACTTAAAGGCCTCGTCTGGGTCACTGTGCTCCCTCTGAGGGAGGCAGGACACAGGGACAAATGAAGTCAAAACTGTTTTCACTCACTATCCTACTTTCTTGGATTGGCTTGTCACAAGCTTGCTGGTGCAGTATCTTCTTCTATGAATGGTACCTCCGtaacttcaggctctgatcagtccctacacccaaacgagggcattgcgttcatccacatctggcctgctggcccccctacctctgcggaagcacagttcccgctcagcccagtcaaaactgttcgctgctctggcaccccaatggtggaacaagctccctcacgatgctaggacagcggagtcactcaccaccttccggagacacttgaaaccccacctctttaaggaatacctgggataggataaagtaatccttctacccccccttaccccaccccaaaaaaaataaaaaataaaaaagtggttatcccactggctataaggtgaatgcaccaatttgtaagtcgctctggataagagcgtctgctaaatgacgtaaatgtaaaatgtaatgattgcACTAAAGATTGTAGCAGTTTAGCATACAGTTACCCAATAACAACTTTTTCATTTCTTTATAATACGCATCAGAAAATATACATTTCTtccctttatttatttaattatttaagtAAATAGCAGGTACATTTAGCTGAAAGCACTGATTTCTACAAAGTATTACTACAGGACAATTACAGTCCTGCTACAGGCTGTGCTTGTGTGCTAGtgtcgccctctagtggcctgtGCATACCATGCCATTCATTCTCTCCATCTCCTGGGCTCTGtggatcctcctctcctcctgcagcTGCTCCCTCTTCCTCACCAGCCATGCCCGGAACGCCAGCTCGTTCTCCTGACGCTTCtgctcatcctcctccctcttcctctgctcCTCCTGAGAGAAGGGGCAgggggagaacgagagagagaggagaggggggagagaaagagagagagggggagcaagagagagggggagcaaggAGGATCATATAAAAgcaggagggggagaggtagaaagAGTTACACAGGAAAACAGAAAAGGGGGTTTATCTTTCATGATAAGCATTGGGACTTCCTGTGTTCCCCACCTCTCTGGcgagcctctctctcctctcttgtatTTTGTTCAGTAGCTCCTTCTGTTGGGGCGAGAGAGTGAAGGTGGCTTGCTGGGACGGGGTACTGTTGGCCGACTGCACCCTGCGCTTGGTGCCCCTCCACCCGCTGCCCCTCTGGCTGTGACTGGCCGAGTTGGGCCGATTCCTGGGCTGGGCCGGAGGTCTGGGGGAGCGGAGGTGCTCGATCCCCAGGGACATGGTGCTAGAGATGGGACGCAGTGGGGAGGATGTGGGGGTCTTGTTCGGGCTCAGGTCACTTGGACGGGAGGACGAGCGTGAGTTGTCGCTGGGGAAGCTCGCTAaaggtggcagcatcaggccatGGCTCTCCACCTCCTTCAGGCTGACAAGGTCAAACTTGCCATCTTTCTCTACCAGGACTTTGCCCTCTTTCCCCGGTCCACTCTGGCCAGCctccccacctccaccaccacccccagCCTTGCTCCCCTGCCCTCCTCCTTCACCTTCCCGTGGGGTGATCTTCAGCTCAGAGAGCTTCCCCGACATCTCACTCTCTACCTCCATGTCCTTGCCGCTGGCCGTGCTGCTCACCTGCTCTACCACCCCCGTCCTTTGGGGGGTGCTGCTGTCTTTCTCGTACTCCAGCGGCGGCACCACCAGATCCACCAGCGTTTCTTTGAAGTGAAGGCGTCGGCGCCGAGTCATGTCCGGCGCTTCCTGGTCCTGCAGCTGCCGATTGGCTAGCTGGATCTTCTCCAGGATGTACTTCTTGTCCTCTTCCGGTTGGTCTTCCAACACCGGAGGGGGCGGAGCTATGGGGGATCCGCCCTTATATGGACTGTCTCGGTCGGAGTCGAACTCCAAAGGTTCCATAGGCGAGggccacctctcctcctcctccgccttcTCTGACTCGCtcaccctcttctcctctttcagGCTTTTCttgtcctccttcctccctcgcttcttctcttccttcttctcctcctccttcagctCCTTGTCTATTTCGGCCTCGATGTCCTCGTAGTCAGGTTCCTGTTGAGGAGGAGTGACTGAGTTCTATTCACCTGAGTCTCTCAACAGACAGTGTGTCAGCAAACGATATGTTAATTAGGTACTTTGATACTTTGTGAAAGACATGacgactgtgtgtatgtgtgtgtgtgtgtgtgtggttatcaaTGTATCCAGTCCAGAGCCCTATAGCTGTGGTACAGTGAAAGTGTCTGGATGTGTGTCAGTGGGTTGGatttcacacacagacactgagatGCAGGCACACGGTAACACAACACCACAAACTGTGGGCGCAtttgagcagatcacttttgtcaagtcggtgACCATCGTTGGTCACTGCCTTCCAAAATGTGTTGTATTATAGGGAAGAAATTGTCCAATTTGCGCTTACATGAcaactgcatgaactttacaaaaaccATGTGATCAAAGATCATGACATTTTGACTGGAGTTGACTGCAAatttctgcagttgctcttcaccaacttcatcctgcagccattacctgcattgtgggaggctctattgtcaaccaatcattagggtgtttttaTTTGACTCACGTGAACATGACCTGACTaaaacaggaaccaactttgctGCGAttcatgtacactgctcaaaaaaataaagggaacacttaaacaacacaatgtaactccaagtcaatcacacttctgtgaaatcaaactgtccacttaggaagcaacactgattgacaataaatttcacatgctgttgtgcaaatggaatagacaataggtggaaattataggcaattagcaagacacccccaataaagaagtggttctgcaggtggtgaccacagaccacttttcagttcctatgcttcctggctgatgttttggtcacttttgaatgctggcggtgctttcactctagtggtagcatgagacggagtctacaacccacacaagtggctcaggtagtgcagctcatccaggatggcacatcaatgcgagctgtggcaagaaggtttgctgtgtctgtcagcgtagtgtccagagcatggaggcgctaccaggagacaggccagtacatcaggagatgtggaggaggccgtaggagggcaacaacccagcagcaggaccgctacctccgcctttgtgcaaggaggagcaggaggagcactgccagagtcctgcaaaatgacctccagcaggccacaaatgtgcatgtgtctgctcaaacagtcagaaacagactccatgagggtggtatgagggcccgatgtccacaggtgggggttgtgcttacagcccaacaccgtgcaggacgtttggcatttgccagagaacacaaaaatggcaaattcgccactggcccattgtgctcttcacagatgaaagcaggttcacactgagcacgtgacagacgtgacagagtctggagacgccgtggagaacgttctgctgcctgcaacatcctccagcatgaccagtttggcggtgggtcagtcatggtgtggggtggcatttctttggggggccacacagccctccatgtgctcgccagaggtagcctgactgccattaggtaccaagatgagatcctcagaccccttgtgagaccatatgctggtgcagttggccctgggttcctcctaatgcaagacaatgctagacctcatgtggctggagtgtgtcagcagttcctgcaagaggaaggcattgatgctatggactggcccgcccgttccccagacctgaatccaattgagcacatctgggacatcatgtctcgctccatccaccaacgccacgttgcaccacagactgtccaggagttggcggatgctttagtccaggtctgggaggagatccctcaggagaccatccgccacctcatcaggagcatgcccaggcgttgtagggaggtcatacaggcacgtggaggccacactcactactgagcctcattttgacttgttttaaggacattacatcaaagttggatcagcctgtagtgtggttttccactttaatttttccaaatccagacctccttgggttgatacatttgatttccattgatcatttttgtgtgattttgttgacagcacattcaactatgtaaagaaaaaagtatttaataagattatttcattaattcagatctaggatgtgttgtttaagtgttccctttatttttttgagcagtgtataattgaatgtgatatttgaggctcTCTTTCACCAATTGATAGTACAATGTACACAACTATATctacagtttgtgagtgtgtgatatgggggttggagACATTCTTATTTCGACATTACAAAGAAAAAcgtttataaacaatggcaacactgccatgttgcactgagccttgctgttggaaaaccacatcaATGTCTGACTTTCGGCTGTCGCAGATGCACTTCCCCCGACTTCACTCCTTGACTTTCGTCTACAGTCGGTTGCTTTTGCCTTACTATTCAAAAGATCCCTGTGACGTTTTCACAGAAAGTGGGCGAGTCTGGCAACCCAGCAGCTCACTGACCTACTTGGCCGTCACTCCTGAGGTGCATTCAGTTCACttgaacgtttgctacgttgcggaacggtttgtactgaacgaGACGATTCCCCAAAACATTGTTGTACATTCTTGAACAAACTTTGAGGTACATTCGCTaccgtttggtgggtgtggcaaggtgtggcttgaagcaatgacTGACATACAGTATTTAAAAGGCAGTGGCTATACTGGCAGCGTTCCCCaacccacaacccaacccctccccgtTTTTCAACTGAACGTAAAACGTACTGAACGCAGCCCTGGGTCCTCACTGATCAGCCAATCCCCACTGACCTACCTAGCTGTCGCTCCTCCCCTCCTCGCTGATCAGCCAATCCCTCTGACCTACCTGGCCATCACTCCTCCCGTCCTCACTGATCAGCCAATCCCCACTGACCTACCTGGCCATCGTTCGTCCCCTCCTCACTGATCAGCCAATCCAGGTCCTTCTCAAAGTCGTCCTCATACTCCTCCTGGGTCCTAGTGCTCGTCCGCACCTGACTCATCTTCTCCAAAGGAATAGCATGAAGAACAATACATGATCAACCGGAACATTGTATATGCAGGCCCATTTGTGATGATAGCCCCAACATTATACTTCCAAGGGTATCCATAAGTCCATTGTATTTCAATTCACACCAGTTCAGGGCAGTTTGTGCATTGACAATCCCTCATAAAACTAAAATAGAATAGAATTCCCAACTCTGTAAGCACACATCACAAGCATACAAATTCTGAACACTCACAGATCATCAGTCACACAATATTATAGTAGACCTGTATTCACGCCTCCGTGGCCCTCCCATGGCCAAATGACCCATAGCGCAGGTTAAACAGTTCAACCTGTGACAGGTGCAGTTGTGTGCATTACTTTTAATATGGGATCGTATTGTGAAATAGGCTATCTTGTCTTAACTGTGATTGGAGTTACTGGCAGATTTATTGCTACTTGTAGAATCTTACTGATACAACAGGACAGCATGATGTGACAGACACAGACATAGCCTGGTTTCTAGGCTCCAATACAAGAGTAAACATAGCTACTCTAGAAGCCTAACGCGATGATGTAACATTAGAATAGGCTACTCTTGCTACAAACACAATAAGCTACACGCGTTATTATAAGGCACAAGTCTGAAATAATTAGAAGCACAGAGCTATATAAATACACAATAGATTGTGCACAACCGTACCGTTACCCAAACATCGAAATAAACTCACCACTACCATAAGCTTTTGCGTCTCCTTTTTACTCAGAatttaacaaataaaaataaaaacatatatgtATTTTATCCTCTTATATGGGAACTCGTTATTCGTTTTACTGGCCTACATTTTCGTGATACAACCGGCCGGAGCACCTGTCCAGATAATCTCCTGTGCGTGTCCTTCTCCCAGGCTCCACTAAAGGGTTTAATAGTCCTGTTGTCATAGAGACTTACAACACGCACATGCGCGAAACAGAAAACAGgttctctctcgcacacacacactcaatgtaCACAGACACATCTATCATCTATCAAACTTTCAGTCATGAGTAATGGGAAGGATTTTATAGACTAGTGTAGGCTACATTCTAAATATGTGCTCTAAAATGTTATTATGAAAATGTTATTATGAGGAATTAAATGCACGACTTGTCCttgtgttgtttaaaatagtGACATAAATAAATGAAGACCTATGTGGCATAT encodes:
- the ccdc181 gene encoding coiled-coil domain-containing protein 181 isoform X2, with translation MSQVRTSTRTQEEYEDDFEKDLDWLISEEGTNDGQEPDYEDIEAEIDKELKEEEKKEEKKRGRKEDKKSLKEEKRVSESEKAEEEERWPSPMEPLEFDSDRDSPYKGGSPIAPPPPVLEDQPEEDKKYILEKIQLANRQLQDQEAPDMTRRRRLHFKETLVDLVVPPLEYEKDSSTPQRTGVVEQVSSTASGKDMEVESEMSGKLSELKITPREGEGGGQGSKAGGGGGGGEAGQSGPGKEGKVLVEKDGKFDLVSLKEVESHGLMLPPLASFPSDNSRSSSRPSDLSPNKTPTSSPLRPISSTMSLGIEHLRSPRPPAQPRNRPNSASHSQRGSGWRGTKRRVQSANSTPSQQATFTLSPQQKELLNKIQERRERLAREEEQRKREEDEQKRQENELAFRAWLVRKREQLQEERRIHRAQEMERMNGMREHSDPDEAFKSWLQRKHEQQQRDRQLEEMKRLEEESGFYLHNREECERAFKLWLKRKRAEKRAEQQAARERSRRLVFEERRARRMQDLLCTVNETKPFRFTEHLAYRF
- the ccdc181 gene encoding coiled-coil domain-containing protein 181 isoform X1; this encodes MVVMSQVRTSTRTQEEYEDDFEKDLDWLISEEGTNDGQEPDYEDIEAEIDKELKEEEKKEEKKRGRKEDKKSLKEEKRVSESEKAEEEERWPSPMEPLEFDSDRDSPYKGGSPIAPPPPVLEDQPEEDKKYILEKIQLANRQLQDQEAPDMTRRRRLHFKETLVDLVVPPLEYEKDSSTPQRTGVVEQVSSTASGKDMEVESEMSGKLSELKITPREGEGGGQGSKAGGGGGGGEAGQSGPGKEGKVLVEKDGKFDLVSLKEVESHGLMLPPLASFPSDNSRSSSRPSDLSPNKTPTSSPLRPISSTMSLGIEHLRSPRPPAQPRNRPNSASHSQRGSGWRGTKRRVQSANSTPSQQATFTLSPQQKELLNKIQERRERLAREEEQRKREEDEQKRQENELAFRAWLVRKREQLQEERRIHRAQEMERMNGMREHSDPDEAFKSWLQRKHEQQQRDRQLEEMKRLEEESGFYLHNREECERAFKLWLKRKRAEKRAEQQAARERSRRLVFEERRARRMQDLLCTVNETKPFRFTEHLAYRF